The bacterium genomic sequence CAAGGAGGGCCGAGAGCTCACGCTGCGCGGCCAGGCGCTGCGCTTCGAGGAGGGGGCCCTCAAGATTCCCAGGACATCCGCAGTGGCAAAAATCCTGCTCAAGCTCAAGGCTGCGGCCGATGCGAAATCACATGATGAAACCTCCGTGGATGATCCCGACTCTCAGATGAGGCTTGCGCGAATCTTCGCCAGCCCGTGCAAGACAAAGGCCTCGGTGCTCATAGAAGAGGCCGGGCTCTGCGGGGTGAGGGTCGGAGGAGCCAGGGTTTCAAACCGCGACGCCAACTCGATCGTTAACGAGGGTCAGGCCACGGCCAGGGACGTGGCGGTGCTCATGAGCCTCGTGCGCGACCGCGTGAAGGATGAGACCGGTATAACGCTGATGCCGCTCATCGACGTCATAGGAGAGCGCTGAGTTTCAATTGAGGATCACGAGGTTTTTTATGACCGGAAAATGGAAGGGCAAGAGGGTCGCCGTGCTGATGGGAGGCATCTCCAAAGAGAGGGATATATCCCTGCGCACCGGTGGCGCCATATCGGCGGGGCTTGCGCGCCTCGGCTATGAAGTGATCTCGATAGACGTCAAGGGCGGCGCGGAGCTGGCGGGGAGGCTCGCATCCGAGAAGGCCGACGTGGCCGTGATCGCCCTGCACGGAAAGTTCGGCGAGGACGGGTGCGTTCAAGGCCTGCTCGAGATGATCAGGATCCCATACACCGGCGCCGGGGTGCTCGCCTCTTCGGTGGGCATGGACAAGGTGGTGTGCAAGCGCGTAGCGCGCGGGATAGGCATACCTTGCCTTCCAGAGGTTGCGTTCGACTCCGAGCGAGACGATGCGGATGTGTTCGCAGCAAAATTCGCGATGGATATGCCGGTCATCGTCAAACCATCGAGGGAGGGCTCCACCATAAACATGACCATCGTGAAGAAGAAGGGCGATCTGGCCCAGGCGCTCAAGACTGCGGCCGACTCGGACAACAGGATCCTAGTCGAGAAATACATAAAGGGGAGGGAACTGACGGTCGGCCTCATAAACGGCGAGGCGCTCCCGGTTCTGGAGATCGCCCCCAAGAGCGGATTCTACGACTACGCGTCCAAGTACACCAAGGGCATGACGGAGTACATCGTCCCGGCCAGGATAAGCGATGCGCTGGCGCAGAGGCTGAAGGATTACAGCCGGCGCATCTACGCGGAGATAGACTGCGAGGGAACAGCCCGCGTTGACTTCATAGCGCCGTCCGACGAGGAGGCCTATTTCCTGGAGATAAACACCATACCCGGGATGACCGAGCTGTCGCTGGTGCCTAAGGCTGCGGCGCATGTGGGTATGGGGTTCGACGAAGTCTGCGAGCGCCTGCTCGACGGCGCCCGCCTCAAAGTGAATGTCTGATCAAGGTATTTATGAGCGTTTTTCTACAGAGACAGACGGTGAAGCGGCGCAGGCGCTGGGCGGACAAGCTCCGCCAAGTGGAGCGCGCGCTGCTCTCCATGCTTATCATGGTGGCTGGGCTGGCTGCTCTGTACGGCCTCTACAGACTCGTGTTCCTGGGGCCGGCGTTCAGCCTCGAGAAGATAGTGGTCGACGGCAACTGGAAGTATCTCTCTGCCGCGGAGGTGGCGGATCTCTCCGGCGTGCACAGGGGCGAGAACCTGTTCTGGATGTCGGTGGGTGACATCTACAGGAGGCTCACTGAGGAGCCGTGGGTGAAGGAGGCCGCGGTCAGGCGCAGGCTCCCCGATACCCTGTACATCTACATCGAGGAGTTCAGGCCCGTAGCCATAGTGTCGAGCGACGGATTTTACTACGTGGACGACGAGGCCACGGTGCTCAAAAAGGTGGAGGCTTACGACGACAAGGACATGCCTCTGATAACGGGTATAGACATAGAGGGAGGAGGCATGAGCGATGACGGCGTTGTCAGGATGAAGGCGTCGTTGGAGCTGATCGCCGCTTTCGAACGCTCGCAATTCGGAAGCAGGAACGGGCTCGCGGAGGTGAACTTCGACGAGGCGAACGGATATTCGGTGTTCACCAGGCGCGAGCCGATGCAGGTTTTGATAGGGAAATCTGACTTTGCCGACCGCATGCGCAAGATCGACAGAATGGAGGCTGCGATCACCGCGAGGCAAGGTAGAATTCAATATATGCTTGCTGATGAGGAAGGAAGGATAACAGTCAAATACAGGCCTGCATGATCCCGAAGGGGAGGCGCCGCGCATGCAGCGCCGCGATCCTCGGTTTTGTGCGCAGTGAAAGGGGGAGTCGATATGGCAAGGAGAGAAGATCTGGTCGTTGGACTCGACATCGGCACTACGAAGATATGCTGTATTGTCGGAGAGGTGATGAACGAGGGGGTGGACGTGGTGGGCATCGGGACTCACCCCTCGAAGGGGATGAGGAAGGGAGTCGTCGTCAACATCGAGAGCACGGTCAACTCGATAAGGAGGGCCGTCGAGGAGGCTGAGCTCATGGCCGGCTGCGAGATCACCTCCGTCTTCGCGGGCATCGCCGGCGGCCACATCAAGGGCATCAACAGCCACGGCATAGTGGCGATAAAGGACAAGGAGGTGACGCCGGCCGACGTCGACAGGGTGATCGACGCCGCTCAGGCGGTCTCGATCCCCCTCGATCGCGAGGTCATACACGTCATCCCGCAACAGTTCATAGTGGACGACCAGGACGGGGTCCGCGACCCGGTAGGCATGAGCGGGGTGAGGCTCGAGTCAAAGGTCCACATCGTCACCGGCGCCGTCACCTCGGCGCAGAACATAATCAAATGCTGCAACCGGGCGGGGCTCAACGTCAACGACATCATACTGCAGCAGCTGGCCTCCTCCGAGGCGGTGCTCTCCAACGACGAGAAGGACTTGGGCGTCGTGCTCCTGGACGTGGGCGGAGGCACGACGGACATCGCGATCTTCTCCCAGGGATCGATCGTGCACACCGGGGTCCTCACCATAGGCGGCAACCACCTGACCAACGACGTGGCTGTGGGCCTTCGGACGCCGCAGCACGAAGCGGAGAAGATAAAGCAGAGGTACGGCTGCTGCGTCGCCGGGATGATCCACAAGGACGAGACCATAGAGGTCCCGTCGGTCGGCGGCCGCAGCCCAAGGGTCCTCTCCAGGCAGATCCTGGCCGAGATACTCGAGCCGCGCATGGAGGAGATATTCACGCTGGCCCATCAGGAGATCTCGCGCTCCGGGTTCGAGGACATGCTCGCCGCGGGCGTGGTGCTGACCGGCGGCACGTCATCGCTCGAGGGCGCAGGCGAGCTGGCCGAGCAGATCTTCAACCTGCCGGTGAGGCGCGGGCTGCCCAAGAGGATCGGGGGCCTGGTGGACGTCGTCAAGAACCCGATGTACTCCACCGCCGTAGGCTTAACACAGCTGGGCTCCAACAACCGCGACGAACAGCGTTTCAAGGTCCGCGACCGAAACATAT encodes the following:
- a CDS encoding FtsQ-type POTRA domain-containing protein, producing MSVFLQRQTVKRRRRWADKLRQVERALLSMLIMVAGLAALYGLYRLVFLGPAFSLEKIVVDGNWKYLSAAEVADLSGVHRGENLFWMSVGDIYRRLTEEPWVKEAAVRRRLPDTLYIYIEEFRPVAIVSSDGFYYVDDEATVLKKVEAYDDKDMPLITGIDIEGGGMSDDGVVRMKASLELIAAFERSQFGSRNGLAEVNFDEANGYSVFTRREPMQVLIGKSDFADRMRKIDRMEAAITARQGRIQYMLADEEGRITVKYRPA
- a CDS encoding D-alanine--D-alanine ligase — translated: MTGKWKGKRVAVLMGGISKERDISLRTGGAISAGLARLGYEVISIDVKGGAELAGRLASEKADVAVIALHGKFGEDGCVQGLLEMIRIPYTGAGVLASSVGMDKVVCKRVARGIGIPCLPEVAFDSERDDADVFAAKFAMDMPVIVKPSREGSTINMTIVKKKGDLAQALKTAADSDNRILVEKYIKGRELTVGLINGEALPVLEIAPKSGFYDYASKYTKGMTEYIVPARISDALAQRLKDYSRRIYAEIDCEGTARVDFIAPSDEEAYFLEINTIPGMTELSLVPKAAAHVGMGFDEVCERLLDGARLKVNV
- the ftsA gene encoding cell division protein FtsA, with protein sequence MARREDLVVGLDIGTTKICCIVGEVMNEGVDVVGIGTHPSKGMRKGVVVNIESTVNSIRRAVEEAELMAGCEITSVFAGIAGGHIKGINSHGIVAIKDKEVTPADVDRVIDAAQAVSIPLDREVIHVIPQQFIVDDQDGVRDPVGMSGVRLESKVHIVTGAVTSAQNIIKCCNRAGLNVNDIILQQLASSEAVLSNDEKDLGVVLLDVGGGTTDIAIFSQGSIVHTGVLTIGGNHLTNDVAVGLRTPQHEAEKIKQRYGCCVAGMIHKDETIEVPSVGGRSPRVLSRQILAEILEPRMEEIFTLAHQEISRSGFEDMLAAGVVLTGGTSSLEGAGELAEQIFNLPVRRGLPKRIGGLVDVVKNPMYSTAVGLTQLGSNNRDEQRFKVRDRNIYNKVKGRMRELLGEIF